The Cloacibacillus sp. An23 genomic interval GGACTACGGCCTGTCTGTAGATTTTTTGAGAAAATTCGCCCGCGAACGGGCAGAGGGGGATTTACATGCTTGATTATATGAATGAAGGCGGAAGCATTATGTGGGCGATCGCGGCTCTGTCCGCAGCGGCGCTCGCCGTAACGATAGAGCGGCTGATGTTTTTCCGCAAAGCCTCGGGAGACGCGGAGAATCTCGAGCGCGTCTTCGCCTCCGCCGTCAGCGGCGGGCACGGCAGAGGCGAACTTCAGTCCTCGCCCGCGTCGCTTTCGCGCCTTTTCTCCGACGCCCTTTCGCAGTGGGAGGCCGGGCGCGAAGACATGAAACTGCTCACCGAGGAGAGCGTCAGGCGCGAGATATACAGATGGGAGCGTCATCTGTTCGTCCTTGAGATTGTCGGCAAGCTCGCGCCGATGCTCGGCCTGCTCGGTACGGTGCTCGGCATGGTGGAGATGTTCGGCTCGCTGCACATGGGAGGGCAGATAAGCGCCGAAGCCGTGACGGGCGGCATCTGGAAGGCGCTTTACACGACGGTC includes:
- a CDS encoding MotA/TolQ/ExbB proton channel family protein; translated protein: MLDYMNEGGSIMWAIAALSAAALAVTIERLMFFRKASGDAENLERVFASAVSGGHGRGELQSSPASLSRLFSDALSQWEAGREDMKLLTEESVRREIYRWERHLFVLEIVGKLAPMLGLLGTVLGMVEMFGSLHMGGQISAEAVTGGIWKALYTTVAGLSVAIPVIFVNGLLNSRIDGEEEKLRRGADWVMRLHRKRGA